One window of the Methyloceanibacter stevinii genome contains the following:
- the yidD gene encoding membrane protein insertion efficiency factor YidD — MSPPSTSAPRVWGRQIAKAVMLAPIMAYRYTFSALVGAHCRHLPTCSDYAREAIDLNGAWIGGWLTLARLCRCNPWGSHGHDPVPDIRAERHPFAPWRYGRWHLKPEHPNTDDYTGDLGRDSR; from the coding sequence ATGAGCCCGCCTTCGACATCGGCCCCGCGGGTCTGGGGGCGGCAGATCGCGAAGGCGGTGATGCTCGCCCCGATCATGGCCTATCGCTACACCTTCTCCGCGCTGGTCGGCGCTCATTGCCGCCACCTTCCCACGTGCTCGGACTACGCGCGCGAAGCCATCGATCTGAACGGCGCGTGGATAGGGGGGTGGCTGACGTTGGCGCGGCTTTGCCGCTGTAATCCCTGGGGAAGCCACGGGCACGATCCGGTGCCGGATATCCGCGCCGAACGCCATCCTTTCGCCCCGTGGCGCTACGGCCGCTGGCATTTGAAGCCTGAGCACCCAAATACAGATGACTATACGGGTGACTTGGGCCGCGATTCCCGTTAG
- a CDS encoding cupin domain-containing protein, translated as MSDTTPTRIEAMAVAARTGSIYPAPFDEPLAGRVKRALGNALGLNQFGVNLVTLAPGAWSSQRHWHENEDEFIYILEGTATLITDEGEFALEAGMAAGFPAGLQDGHHLVNRSDAPVAYLEVGTRAPEETAYYSDIDMKAQRDGSGGFAFTRKDGTPIP; from the coding sequence ATGAGCGACACGACGCCCACCAGGATCGAGGCGATGGCCGTTGCGGCGCGAACGGGCAGCATCTACCCGGCTCCGTTCGACGAGCCGCTCGCCGGGCGGGTGAAACGGGCCCTTGGCAACGCCCTTGGGCTGAACCAGTTCGGCGTCAACCTGGTTACGCTTGCTCCAGGCGCCTGGTCGTCCCAGCGCCACTGGCATGAGAACGAGGACGAGTTCATCTACATCCTCGAAGGCACGGCCACGCTCATCACCGACGAGGGGGAGTTTGCTCTGGAGGCGGGCATGGCGGCGGGCTTCCCTGCGGGCCTGCAGGATGGGCATCATTTGGTGAATAGGAGCGATGCGCCGGTCGCCTATCTCGAAGTCGGGACGCGGGCGCCCGAAGAGACGGCGTATTACAGCGACATCGACATGAAAGCCCAGCGTGACGGAAGCGGCGGTTTCGCGTTCACGCGCAAGGACGGCACGCCGATCCCATGA
- a CDS encoding iron-sulfur cluster assembly scaffold protein: MTRPEDIYSDRLLALAAAIPRTERLTAPQATARAHSKLCGSTVEVDLVMDGDVVTDYGQTVRACLLGQTAASVMGREIVGSTAAELSAVGAAMRAMLKQGGEPPTGKWEDLALLESVRGYKARQPSTLLVFDAVEDAIAQIEAMRAAAEQPSV; encoded by the coding sequence ATGACGCGGCCTGAGGACATCTACAGCGATCGACTGCTTGCCCTGGCTGCGGCAATACCCCGGACCGAGCGCCTGACTGCGCCGCAGGCGACGGCGAGGGCACACTCGAAACTTTGCGGCAGCACCGTCGAGGTGGACCTTGTCATGGATGGCGATGTCGTCACCGATTACGGGCAGACCGTTCGGGCGTGTCTCCTCGGTCAAACGGCCGCTTCCGTGATGGGCCGCGAGATTGTCGGGTCCACTGCCGCGGAGTTGAGTGCGGTCGGCGCCGCCATGCGCGCGATGCTGAAGCAAGGCGGCGAGCCGCCAACCGGGAAGTGGGAGGACTTGGCGCTGCTGGAGTCCGTCCGCGGCTACAAGGCCCGTCAGCCGTCGACGCTTCTCGTCTTCGACGCGGTCGAAGATGCGATCGCGCAGATCGAGGCTATGCGGGCCGCGGCCGAACAGCCGTCCGTTTGA
- the folE gene encoding GTP cyclohydrolase I FolE yields the protein MATKSDSRADTRQGRKLYAGIEIGKGPQITRPSREEAERAVRTLIAYAGDDPEREGLRDTPKRVVGAYDEFFAGYKDDPIEVLSRTFDDVGGYDDIVMLRDIELNSHCEHHMVPFIGKAHIAYFPTDRVVGLSKLARVVEVFGRRLQTQETMTAQIAETIDRVLKPKGVAVMIEAVHQCMSMRGVRKPGVATITTQFTGVFKEDPTQQARFMQLAIDRGR from the coding sequence ATGGCTACAAAGTCCGACAGCCGCGCCGACACACGTCAAGGGCGGAAGCTCTACGCAGGCATCGAGATTGGCAAGGGACCGCAGATCACCCGTCCCTCTCGCGAGGAGGCCGAACGAGCCGTGCGGACCTTGATCGCCTATGCCGGTGACGATCCGGAGCGCGAGGGCCTACGCGATACGCCGAAGCGCGTTGTCGGGGCCTATGACGAGTTCTTCGCCGGTTACAAGGACGACCCGATCGAGGTCCTGTCGCGGACGTTCGACGACGTCGGCGGCTATGACGACATCGTCATGCTGCGCGATATCGAGCTGAACTCCCATTGCGAGCATCATATGGTCCCGTTCATCGGCAAGGCGCACATCGCCTATTTCCCGACCGACCGGGTTGTGGGCCTGTCCAAGCTTGCGCGCGTGGTCGAAGTTTTCGGCCGCCGCCTGCAGACGCAGGAGACCATGACGGCGCAGATCGCGGAGACGATCGATCGCGTCCTGAAGCCGAAGGGCGTCGCGGTGATGATCGAAGCCGTTCATCAGTGCATGTCGATGCGCGGCGTGCGGAAGCCGGGCGTCGCCACCATCACGACGCAGTTCACCGGCGTCTTCAAGGAAGACCCGACACAACAAGCCCGTTTCATGCAGTTGGCCATCGATCGCGGACGGTAG
- the hisI gene encoding phosphoribosyl-AMP cyclohydrolase has product MIDAQKFPTIKDKSELEEGDTFAPAFDADGLVPAIVTAAETGEVLMFAYMNNEAVARTIETGEAHFWSRSRKALWRKGETSGNTLRIVEIRVDCDQDVLWLKAEMTGAGACCHTGRVSCFYRRVPFGKEAGQKLVMVHTDRHFDPAEVYGAASPKTKP; this is encoded by the coding sequence GTGATCGACGCTCAGAAATTCCCAACGATCAAGGATAAGTCCGAGCTCGAGGAAGGCGACACGTTTGCGCCAGCCTTCGACGCCGACGGTCTCGTGCCGGCCATTGTGACGGCGGCCGAGACCGGCGAAGTCTTGATGTTCGCCTATATGAACAACGAGGCCGTGGCCCGCACCATCGAGACCGGCGAAGCTCATTTCTGGTCCCGCTCGCGCAAGGCGCTGTGGCGCAAGGGTGAAACAAGCGGGAACACGCTCCGTATCGTCGAGATCCGCGTGGATTGCGATCAGGACGTGCTCTGGCTCAAGGCCGAGATGACCGGTGCCGGCGCGTGCTGCCACACAGGCCGTGTCTCATGCTTCTATCGCCGCGTCCCGTTCGGCAAAGAGGCCGGTCAGAAACTCGTCATGGTGCACACCGACCGTCACTTCGACCCGGCCGAGGTGTACGGCGCTGCCTCGCCCAAAACCAAACCTTAA
- a CDS encoding patatin-like phospholipase family protein produces the protein MAKPTVGLALGGGSARGWAHIGVLNTLIAAGLEPDVVAGTSIGAVAGACFVTGNLKHLEDFARRLTPRKIFGFLDFNLAGSGLITGQRLSGELQDHLKGLRIEDLDPRFVAIATELGTGHEVWLNKGDLVTALNASFALPGIFKPVQINGQWMIDGALVNPVPVSVCRALGARIVIAVNVTSDPFGKAGVIHDHASFSEPADMEVPALQPNADAAQDGGALRLLHRQLFGRGKGAPGISSVMMDAINITQDRIARSRLAGDPPDITINPKTGRIALFDFHRANEAIALGAKAAESQLDEIRHTLKAVAA, from the coding sequence ATGGCAAAACCAACTGTCGGCTTAGCGCTAGGGGGCGGCTCCGCCCGCGGATGGGCGCATATCGGCGTTCTGAACACTTTGATCGCTGCCGGCCTAGAGCCGGATGTCGTCGCCGGCACCTCGATCGGGGCCGTCGCGGGCGCGTGCTTCGTGACCGGCAATCTCAAGCATCTCGAGGACTTCGCGCGGCGGCTCACACCCCGGAAAATCTTCGGCTTTCTGGATTTCAATCTCGCCGGATCGGGACTGATTACCGGCCAACGCCTCTCCGGCGAGCTGCAAGATCATCTGAAGGGCCTGAGGATCGAAGATCTGGACCCGCGCTTCGTGGCCATCGCCACCGAGCTCGGGACGGGGCACGAAGTCTGGCTCAACAAGGGCGACCTCGTCACGGCGCTGAACGCGTCGTTCGCGCTGCCCGGCATCTTCAAGCCGGTCCAGATCAACGGCCAGTGGATGATCGACGGCGCGCTGGTCAACCCGGTTCCCGTGTCCGTTTGCAGAGCCCTCGGCGCCCGCATCGTGATCGCGGTCAACGTGACCAGCGATCCGTTCGGCAAGGCCGGCGTGATCCACGACCATGCCTCGTTCAGCGAACCGGCCGATATGGAAGTACCGGCGCTCCAGCCCAACGCCGACGCCGCCCAAGACGGCGGCGCGCTCCGCCTGCTGCATCGTCAGTTGTTTGGCCGCGGCAAGGGTGCGCCCGGCATTTCGAGCGTGATGATGGATGCGATCAACATCACGCAGGATCGCATCGCGCGATCGCGCCTCGCCGGCGACCCGCCCGATATCACCATCAATCCCAAGACGGGACGCATCGCGCTGTTCGACTTTCACCGCGCAAACGAGGCGATAGCGCTGGGAGCAAAGGCCGCGGAGTCTCAGCTGGACGAGATACGGCACACGCTGAAGGCGGTCGCTGCCTAG
- a CDS encoding CBS domain-containing protein, whose amino-acid sequence MNVAAILKLKGRDVLTAPPSTKLLDIARMLGERKIGCIVIADDVGNVIGIVSERDIVQELARAGTSVMDEPVEVCMTKSVVSCREADTTDQLMGEMTAHRFRHMPVIERGRLVGLVSIGDVVRMRIAEAEMEAAAMREYIATG is encoded by the coding sequence ATGAATGTCGCAGCGATCTTGAAGCTCAAGGGCAGGGACGTGCTGACCGCGCCTCCTAGCACCAAGTTGTTGGATATCGCCCGGATGCTCGGAGAGCGTAAGATCGGTTGCATTGTGATTGCCGACGACGTTGGCAATGTGATCGGCATCGTGTCCGAACGGGACATCGTTCAGGAACTGGCCCGTGCAGGCACATCCGTGATGGACGAGCCCGTCGAGGTCTGCATGACGAAGTCTGTCGTGAGCTGCCGCGAGGCGGACACCACGGATCAACTCATGGGTGAAATGACCGCCCACCGCTTCCGCCATATGCCCGTCATCGAGCGCGGCCGCTTGGTCGGTCTCGTGTCTATCGGTGACGTGGTGCGGATGCGAATCGCCGAGGCCGAGATGGAGGCCGCCGCCATGCGCGAGTACATCGCGACGGGCTGA
- a CDS encoding rhomboid family intramembrane serine protease, with the protein MPAREPILNVPRAVTLSAGAMIAMQLVLSVLPLQTGLTVLLSLAMIPARYTGAAPELPGGYISAVTSFVTYMVVHGGWLHLTVNVLWMLAFGTAVARRVSTAGFFQFSILCGIAGALTHLVLHWGEVSPMVGASAAISGQMAAALRFIFFARGTPRGQIPDFAHVPLASLSETVRDGRVMGFIVFWLVLNAYFGLTGASFGTGPESEIAWEAHVGGFVCGLLIFGYFDAVRPAPDASQLR; encoded by the coding sequence ATGCCGGCTAGAGAACCGATCCTGAACGTGCCGCGCGCGGTGACGCTTTCCGCTGGCGCGATGATCGCGATGCAGCTCGTCCTGAGCGTGCTGCCTCTCCAGACGGGCCTCACTGTCTTGCTGAGTTTGGCAATGATTCCAGCCCGTTACACGGGCGCCGCCCCCGAGCTGCCGGGCGGCTACATTTCCGCCGTGACCTCGTTCGTCACCTACATGGTGGTCCATGGCGGCTGGCTGCATCTCACCGTCAACGTCTTGTGGATGCTGGCCTTCGGCACGGCCGTTGCGCGCCGCGTTTCGACGGCCGGGTTTTTTCAGTTCTCGATCCTCTGCGGGATCGCCGGCGCGCTGACCCACCTTGTCCTACATTGGGGCGAAGTGTCTCCCATGGTGGGTGCCTCGGCTGCCATTTCGGGACAGATGGCGGCGGCCTTACGCTTCATCTTTTTTGCGCGCGGCACCCCGCGGGGGCAGATACCCGATTTCGCGCATGTGCCGCTCGCCTCCCTGAGCGAGACAGTCCGGGACGGCCGCGTCATGGGGTTCATTGTTTTCTGGCTGGTTCTGAACGCTTACTTCGGCCTGACCGGCGCGTCGTTCGGGACCGGACCCGAAAGCGAGATCGCGTGGGAAGCGCACGTTGGCGGGTTCGTCTGCGGCTTGCTGATCTTCGGGTATTTTGACGCCGTGCGGCCCGCGCCGGATGCTTCGCAACTGCGGTAA
- a CDS encoding PAS domain-containing protein produces the protein MQQETTTKLYAYWNTIRNGRIAPQRFEVDPSQISGLLRETFIAECCEPSSFRFRLAGTEVCQHFGRELRGADFLSLWSLEDRRTISATLDTVVSEGAVGHGTFFGVTGNNREAAFEFALLPLIHTGSSINRILGTITAVDRPFWLGADPVVALELRDIGLHWPDGGAGLLPAGNAEAALEARRKFRVVQGGLSG, from the coding sequence ATGCAGCAGGAAACCACCACGAAGCTTTACGCGTATTGGAACACGATCCGCAACGGCCGGATCGCGCCGCAACGCTTTGAGGTAGACCCATCGCAGATTTCCGGTCTGCTGCGGGAGACCTTCATTGCCGAATGCTGTGAGCCTTCTTCATTCCGTTTTCGCTTGGCCGGAACCGAGGTTTGCCAGCACTTCGGCCGCGAACTGCGCGGTGCAGACTTCCTCAGTCTGTGGTCCCTCGAGGACCGGCGGACGATCTCTGCCACGCTCGACACGGTCGTCAGCGAAGGCGCGGTCGGTCACGGGACCTTTTTCGGAGTCACCGGGAACAACCGCGAGGCGGCGTTCGAGTTCGCCCTGTTGCCCCTGATCCATACCGGATCATCGATCAACCGCATTCTGGGAACCATTACGGCCGTGGACCGTCCATTCTGGTTGGGCGCGGATCCCGTCGTTGCTCTGGAACTGCGGGACATCGGCCTTCATTGGCCTGATGGCGGCGCCGGCTTGCTCCCCGCCGGGAATGCCGAAGCGGCCCTCGAGGCACGGCGAAAGTTCCGGGTCGTGCAAGGCGGCCTGTCCGGCTGA
- a CDS encoding PilZ domain-containing protein, translating into MSTPKLPELGLETMSERSKRQTDRPKILEERRRFKRMDVSLNGRFMVENTDEYPCEVFNMSPGGMAVKAPFLPRVGERVISYIEQLGGLDGTVTRTFDGGFAVEFKISARKRERIANVLTWYSSGEHNLEDRVHERYAPRIVEQKLILPSGSVHACRVIDVSLSGASVATDLRPDIDSLVVLARHRGRVVRHHDEGFAIEFVEVQDPDSMARTFG; encoded by the coding sequence ATGAGCACTCCCAAACTCCCGGAGCTAGGGCTCGAGACGATGTCCGAGCGGTCGAAGCGCCAGACCGACAGACCGAAAATTCTGGAGGAACGTCGCCGCTTCAAGCGCATGGACGTGTCTCTCAACGGGCGCTTCATGGTGGAAAACACCGACGAGTATCCGTGCGAGGTGTTCAACATGTCTCCCGGCGGCATGGCGGTGAAGGCGCCTTTCTTGCCGCGTGTCGGGGAGCGGGTCATCTCCTATATCGAGCAACTGGGCGGCCTGGACGGCACGGTAACCAGGACGTTCGACGGCGGCTTCGCCGTGGAATTCAAGATCAGCGCCCGCAAGCGCGAACGCATTGCCAACGTTCTCACCTGGTACAGCAGCGGTGAGCACAACCTCGAGGACCGCGTGCACGAGCGCTACGCACCGCGCATCGTGGAGCAGAAGCTGATTCTGCCGTCCGGCTCCGTGCATGCATGCCGCGTTATCGATGTCTCGTTGAGCGGCGCATCCGTCGCGACGGATCTGCGGCCGGATATCGACTCCTTGGTCGTTCTTGCACGGCACCGCGGCAGAGTGGTCCGTCATCACGACGAAGGCTTCGCGATCGAGTTTGTCGAAGTACAGGATCCGGACAGCATGGCCCGGACATTCGGCTAA
- a CDS encoding transglutaminase-like cysteine peptidase, whose translation MTFMQSFGETLPPVGYVNFCRARSAECRPSRRFTDRIQLTQERAAALRKVNVAVNKAIAPVTDMDLYGEVERWTYPVKQGDCEDYVLLKRRILIQRGWPATALLITVVRDENNEGHAVLTARTDRGDFVLDNKVNQVKAWADTPYTFVKQQSARNPLVWISLLPPDLEPQPATSASNRR comes from the coding sequence ATGACCTTCATGCAATCCTTCGGCGAAACCTTGCCGCCCGTTGGCTATGTGAACTTCTGCCGCGCCCGCTCGGCCGAGTGCCGCCCGTCGCGCCGTTTCACCGATCGCATTCAGCTGACGCAGGAGCGAGCCGCAGCGCTCCGCAAGGTGAATGTCGCCGTCAACAAGGCGATCGCACCCGTCACGGACATGGATCTTTACGGCGAGGTCGAAAGATGGACCTACCCGGTCAAGCAGGGCGACTGCGAGGACTATGTGCTGCTGAAGCGCCGCATCCTCATCCAGCGCGGCTGGCCGGCCACCGCCCTCCTCATCACGGTCGTTCGTGACGAGAACAATGAAGGTCATGCGGTCCTGACCGCACGGACCGACCGTGGCGACTTCGTGCTCGACAACAAGGTGAACCAGGTGAAGGCCTGGGCCGATACGCCCTACACCTTCGTGAAGCAGCAATCGGCCCGCAATCCGCTTGTCTGGATCTCGCTCCTGCCGCCGGACCTCGAGCCGCAACCTGCAACGTCGGCGTCGAACCGCCGCTAA
- a CDS encoding DUF6949 family protein, protein MSEGLVFAFVIAVGFVTAGVLSSFVQLVSGQPMRFFVEHRSFAASIGSILLRVLTGPEILMRNAWRGVYFEKRPQGWFWLASGLAGFWSLLIGCLLVYILLNV, encoded by the coding sequence ATGAGCGAAGGGCTGGTTTTTGCGTTCGTGATCGCGGTCGGTTTCGTGACCGCGGGGGTCCTATCGAGTTTCGTTCAACTCGTCTCGGGACAGCCGATGCGTTTCTTTGTAGAGCACCGGTCCTTTGCGGCATCAATCGGCAGCATCCTCCTGCGGGTCCTTACGGGCCCTGAAATCCTCATGCGCAACGCCTGGCGGGGGGTCTACTTCGAAAAGCGTCCGCAAGGGTGGTTCTGGCTCGCGTCGGGGCTCGCGGGCTTCTGGAGCCTTTTGATCGGCTGTCTGCTGGTCTACATCCTCTTGAACGTTTAG
- a CDS encoding DUF3126 family protein: MTRDEILKLESYLKKTFRMADIEVRQRPQKDDSAEVYIGDEFIGILFRDDEDPDDTAYQFQMAILDYDLQ; the protein is encoded by the coding sequence GTGACACGTGACGAAATTCTGAAGCTCGAGAGCTATTTGAAGAAGACCTTCCGCATGGCGGATATCGAGGTCCGGCAGCGTCCTCAAAAGGACGACTCCGCCGAGGTCTACATCGGCGACGAGTTCATCGGAATTCTGTTTCGTGACGACGAGGACCCGGACGACACGGCCTACCAGTTCCAGATGGCGATCCTGGATTACGACCTGCAGTGA
- the cysE gene encoding serine O-acetyltransferase, with the protein MNKPAVAAQPKVESWDPVWSQVRREAEEVSAAEPALAGFLYASILSHSRFEDAVVHRLARRLQHAVLDPGLIHTTFHEILDQDPSLGEEFRADAMAWIQRDPACDRLIEPLIYFKGYHALQTHRIGHRLWNAGRKDFALYLQSLVSRFLQVDIHPAARIGRGIMIDHATGIVIGETAVVGDNCSLLHGVTLGGSGNEHGDRHPKIGRGVMIGAGAKILGNIKVGNCARIAAGSVVLKDIPARRTVAGVPARDIGENTCPEPALTMDQFVPGEDVHLGNDEI; encoded by the coding sequence ATGAACAAGCCAGCAGTGGCGGCACAGCCAAAAGTCGAAAGTTGGGATCCGGTTTGGAGCCAAGTCCGGCGCGAGGCCGAAGAGGTCAGCGCGGCCGAGCCTGCTCTGGCCGGGTTTCTTTACGCCTCGATTTTGAGCCATTCGCGTTTCGAGGATGCGGTCGTGCATCGTTTGGCGCGGCGTCTGCAGCACGCCGTGCTCGATCCCGGTCTGATCCACACGACATTTCATGAAATTCTCGATCAGGACCCCTCGCTCGGCGAGGAGTTCCGGGCGGACGCGATGGCCTGGATTCAACGCGATCCGGCCTGCGACCGGCTGATCGAGCCGCTCATTTATTTCAAGGGCTACCACGCCTTGCAGACGCACCGCATCGGCCACCGGCTGTGGAACGCGGGGCGCAAGGACTTCGCGCTCTACCTGCAGAGCCTCGTTTCCCGCTTCCTGCAGGTGGACATCCACCCTGCGGCGCGCATCGGCCGCGGCATCATGATCGACCATGCGACCGGCATCGTGATCGGCGAGACGGCCGTGGTGGGCGACAATTGCTCGCTCCTGCATGGTGTGACGCTCGGCGGTTCCGGTAACGAGCACGGCGATCGCCATCCCAAGATCGGCCGTGGCGTGATGATCGGCGCCGGCGCGAAAATTCTCGGGAATATCAAGGTCGGCAACTGCGCGCGGATTGCGGCCGGCAGCGTGGTGCTTAAGGACATTCCGGCGCGCCGCACGGTGGCGGGCGTTCCGGCCAGGGATATCGGTGAAAACACATGCCCAGAACCGGCGCTGACCATGGATCAGTTCGTCCCGGGCGAGGATGTTCACCTCGGCAACGACGAAATCTAA
- a CDS encoding alpha/beta fold hydrolase encodes MQSFDSDGVRIAYLDEGSGDPILLIHGFASNVGTNWVDPQWVRTLTQDGRRVIALDNRGHGQSDKLYDPERYGAPEMAEDAIRLLDHLGIDRVDVLGYSMGARIAAFLAFAHPDRVRSIVFGGLGIHMVRGMVGAGPLAAALEAPRLEDVTNDTARSFRVFAEQTKSDLKALAACMRGPREKVPREKLGELTVPALVAVGSKDVIGGSGAALAELIPNAQFLDISGRDHMKAVGDKQFKEGVLAFLASRP; translated from the coding sequence ATGCAGAGTTTCGATTCCGACGGCGTGCGGATCGCCTATCTGGATGAGGGGAGCGGCGATCCGATCCTACTGATCCACGGTTTTGCGTCCAACGTGGGGACCAACTGGGTCGATCCGCAATGGGTGCGCACGTTGACGCAGGATGGCCGCCGGGTCATCGCGCTCGACAACCGAGGGCACGGCCAGAGCGACAAGCTGTACGATCCGGAGCGCTACGGCGCCCCCGAAATGGCCGAGGATGCCATCCGTCTCCTCGATCACCTCGGTATAGATCGCGTGGATGTGCTTGGCTATTCCATGGGCGCGCGGATTGCGGCGTTTCTGGCCTTTGCCCACCCGGACCGGGTGCGAAGCATCGTGTTCGGCGGGCTCGGCATCCATATGGTCCGCGGGATGGTGGGCGCGGGGCCGTTGGCGGCGGCGCTCGAAGCCCCACGGCTGGAAGACGTCACCAACGACACCGCGCGCAGTTTTCGCGTCTTCGCCGAGCAGACGAAAAGCGACCTCAAGGCCCTGGCGGCCTGTATGCGCGGCCCGCGCGAGAAGGTCCCTCGGGAAAAACTCGGCGAGCTCACCGTGCCAGCTCTGGTGGCGGTCGGTAGTAAAGATGTGATCGGCGGATCGGGAGCGGCGCTTGCGGAACTGATTCCGAATGCCCAGTTCCTGGACATATCCGGGCGCGACCATATGAAGGCCGTAGGCGACAAGCAGTTCAAAGAGGGCGTGCTGGCGTTTTTGGCGTCCCGCCCGTGA
- a CDS encoding zinc-finger domain-containing protein, giving the protein MAQSLVPHYVNDIGVNRIKIGVKEFQCMGASPPQDHPHVYLDMGSENEVICPYCSTLYVYDVALAPTESEPDGCVYVATAPAGAPAA; this is encoded by the coding sequence ATGGCTCAATCGCTCGTGCCCCATTACGTGAATGACATAGGCGTCAACCGGATCAAGATCGGCGTCAAGGAGTTCCAGTGCATGGGCGCGTCGCCGCCGCAGGATCATCCCCACGTCTATCTCGATATGGGCAGCGAAAACGAAGTCATCTGCCCGTATTGCTCGACGCTCTATGTCTACGACGTTGCGCTGGCGCCGACGGAAAGCGAGCCCGATGGATGCGTCTACGTGGCCACGGCGCCCGCGGGGGCACCGGCGGCCTAA
- a CDS encoding FAD-dependent monooxygenase, translating to MTTNRPVLIAGGGIGGLTAAIALDRKAIDAQILERSTFSEESGAGIQLGPNATRILRRLGVLDALESQTSGPKPSGFSTAGTGRSSPRSRSARSRRRATAHLTSPLTGPICTKRCETLLATARTSRSLLTSRLPMSATRMGQSPVPTARARLGSTLVGADGLWSTVRGWVAPGLAPSFTGATAFRSLIPRDALPEPFSAPIVGLWLGPRTHLVHYPVRGGDAVNVVAVTEQGEREEGWNRSAEKETVLGNFARWNDAPLSLLDAAPSWRAWSLFGLPALPQWSRGSAVLLGDAAHPVLPYLAQGAGLAIEDAAELASILGQTPSQPSHAFQAYETVRRPRATRVQQASRRLGRAYHVGDGILGEVFRNTRNTILGLRSETATLRGFDWLYGHGG from the coding sequence ATGACGACGAACCGGCCGGTCCTGATTGCGGGCGGCGGCATCGGCGGGCTGACGGCCGCGATTGCGCTGGACCGTAAGGCGATCGATGCCCAGATCCTCGAGCGCTCGACGTTCTCGGAAGAAAGCGGCGCTGGGATTCAGCTCGGCCCGAACGCCACGCGGATCCTCCGGCGACTGGGCGTGCTCGACGCGCTCGAATCGCAGACGTCCGGCCCGAAGCCGTCTGGCTTTTCGACGGCCGGAACGGGAAGAAGCTCGCCACGGTCCCGCTCGGCGCGTTCGCGGAGACGCGCTACGGCGCACCTTACATCACCGCTCACCGGGCCGATCTGCACGAAGCGCTGCGAAACGTTGCTGGCGACTGCGCGCACGTCTCGCTCTCTCCTGACTTCAAGGTTGCCGATGTCCGCGACGAGAATGGGGCAGTCACCGGTCCCAACGGCGAGGGCACGTCTCGGTTCAACCCTTGTCGGGGCGGATGGGCTCTGGTCCACGGTCCGCGGCTGGGTTGCGCCGGGCTTGGCCCCGTCCTTCACGGGCGCGACGGCCTTTCGCAGCCTCATACCGCGCGATGCGCTGCCCGAGCCGTTCTCCGCACCCATCGTCGGCCTCTGGCTCGGCCCCCGCACCCACTTGGTGCATTACCCCGTTCGAGGCGGCGACGCGGTCAATGTCGTGGCGGTGACGGAGCAAGGCGAGCGCGAAGAGGGTTGGAACAGGTCGGCCGAGAAGGAAACCGTGCTCGGCAACTTCGCGCGCTGGAACGATGCGCCCCTCAGTCTGCTGGATGCCGCGCCGAGCTGGCGGGCGTGGTCGCTGTTCGGCCTGCCGGCCCTGCCCCAGTGGTCGCGCGGCTCAGCGGTGCTCCTTGGCGACGCCGCCCATCCGGTCCTCCCGTATTTGGCGCAAGGCGCCGGGCTGGCCATCGAGGACGCCGCCGAGCTCGCAAGTATTCTCGGCCAAACGCCGTCGCAGCCGTCACACGCGTTTCAGGCCTATGAGACAGTCCGCCGCCCACGCGCGACCCGCGTCCAGCAGGCTTCACGGCGTCTCGGCCGGGCGTACCACGTGGGCGACGGCATTCTCGGCGAGGTGTTCCGCAACACACGCAACACGATACTCGGTCTACGCAGCGAAACGGCGACGTTGCGCGGCTTCGACTGGCTCTATGGCCATGGAGGGTGA